The following are encoded together in the Lactuca sativa cultivar Salinas chromosome 1, Lsat_Salinas_v11, whole genome shotgun sequence genome:
- the LOC111904157 gene encoding adenylate kinase, chloroplastic, whose translation MASWPYLNSSTMLSKPKHPNPSFCLHDFPNPQHSSSSFSFTASPIAAVNAATRRCRQTNRRSSLILASTDKPREPLKIMISGAPASGKGTQCQLITSKYDLVHIAAGDLLRAEVEVGSANGKKAKEYMEKGQLVPDEIVVMMVKDRLSQPDSAEKGWLLDGYPRSSSQATALEAFGFHPDLFILLDVPQEILVDRVVGRRLDPVTGRIYHLTYSPPETEEIAARLTQRFDDTEERVKLRLQTHNQNVESVLSMFEDITIKVDGSLPKEIVFAKIDSALSDLIHQKKNAILGTTAT comes from the exons ATGGCTTCGTGGCCTTATTTGAACTCGTCTACGATGTTATCGAAGCCGAAACATCCGAATCCCTCGTTTTGTCTCCATGATTTCCCCAATCCACAGCATTCCTCATCATCATTCTCATTCACCGCCTCTCCCATTGCTGCTGTAAATGCTGCTACACGCCGATGTAGGCAAACAAATCGACGCTCTTCTTTG ATTTTGGCATCAACGGATAAACCTCGGGAGCCTTTGAAAATTATGATATCTGGAGCTCCTGCTTCTGGTAAAGGAACACAATGCCAGCTAATTACTAGTAAA TATGATTTGGTGCACATTGCAGCAGGAGATTTACTGAGAGCAGAAGTTGAAGTGGGATCTGCAAATGGTAAGAAAGCAAAGGAATATATGGAGAAAGGACAGTTGGTTCCAGATGAGATAGTTGTCATG ATGGTGAAGGATCGTTTGTCACAACCAGATTCTGCTGAAAAAGGTTGGCTTTTAGATGGATACCCAAGAAGCTCATCACAAGCAACTGCACTTGAAGCCTTTGGTTTCCATCCAGACCTTTTTATTCTTCTTGAT GTTCCTCAGGAGATTCTGGTTGATAGAGTGGTTGGGCGTAGGTTGGATCCTGTTACTGGTAGAATATATCATTTGACATATTCACCCCCCGAAACTGAAGAAATTGCTGCAAGGCTCACCCAACGTTTTGATGATACAGAAGAAAGA GTAAAGCTACGGTTGCAAACACATAACCAAAATGTAGAATCAGTCCTTTCCATGTTTGAAGATATTACAATCAAG gtggATGGAAGTCTCCCGAAGGAGATTGTGTTTGCAAAGATCGATAGTGCACTCTCAGATCTTATCCACCAAAAAAAGAATGCTATATTAGGAACCACAGCTACATAA
- the LOC111904158 gene encoding scarecrow-like protein 1, whose translation MIRSVSPYGSRKLYLLNSTKETSGFDSGVSQILYSSTQSYSNNTYNPTNYFLDSPTDEQVSINPLTSSYESNIDPEYPLTENFEELSYNEDDIRLKLKLQELEHALLDDNDNSAPNRSMEIETEWGYSLHESPKESSSYDSYVSSTSSAKEMFVARAQRAQATTPKELLFECAIAVSEGNLEEASEMINELRQTVSIDGEPSQRISAYMVEALAARVAVSGKGLYKALKCKEPPSTDRLSAMQVLFEVCPCFRFGFTAANGAILEAFNGEKQVHIIDFDINQGSQYITLLQTLAGQNQKPRLRLTGVDDPESVQRPIGGLNHIGLRLEKLAESLDLEFEFTAVAADTAVISPEMLKCRSGEAVIVNFAFQLHHMPDESVTVVNQRDQLLRMVKSLNPKLVTVVEQDMNTNTAPFLHRFHEAYNYYSAMFDCLDATLSRESQERVNVEKQCLARDIVNIIACEGEERIERYEVSGKWKARMMMAGFREYPISVSVNDSIRELIKMYSDRYKMKVETNAIHFGWEDKVLIVASAWR comes from the coding sequence ATGATTCGATCCGTTTCACCATACGGTTCCCGTAAGCTCTATCTGTTAAATTCCACCAAAGAAACCTCGGGATTTGATTCCGGAGTAAGTCAAATCCTTTATTCTTCAACACAATCCTACAGCAACAATACCTACAATCCCACAAACTACTTTCTCGATTCCCCAACTGACGAACAAGTTTCCATAAACCCTTTAACATCCTCCTACGAATCAAACATCGATCCCGAATACCCATTAACCGAAAATTTCGAAGAATTAAGCTACAACGAAGACGATATAAGACTAAAACTAAAGCTTCAAGAACTCGAGCATGCCCTTCTCGATGATAATGACAATTCTGCCCCTAACCGGAGTATGGAAATTGAAACCGAATGGGGATACTCCCTCCACGAATCACCCAAAGAATCATCTTCTTACGATTCGTATGTTAGTAGCACCAGCAGTGCCAAAGAAATGTTTGTGGCCCGGGCCCAGAGGGCCCAAGCCACCACTCCTAAAGAGTTGCTTTTCGAGTGTGCGATTGCAGTCTCAGAAGGCAACCTGGAGGAGGCATCAGAGATGATAAACGAGCTCCGCCAGACGGTTTCAATCGACGGTGAACCGTCGCAGAGGATCTCCGCCTACATGGTGGAAGCTCTTGCCGCCCGTGTGGCGGTTTCCGGCAAAGGTCTATACAAGGCTCTAAAATGCAAAGAACCGCCTTCAACCGACCGGCTTTCAGCCATGCAAGTGCTCTTCGAGGTCTGCCCGTGTTTCCGGTTCGGGTTCACGGCTGCAAACGGTGCGATTCTCGAAGCATTCAATGGTGAAAAACAAGTCCATATAATCGATTTCGATATCAATCAAGGTAGCCAATACATAACACTGTTACAAACACTCGCGGGTCAAAACCAGAAGCCCCGTTTAAGGCTAACCGGGGTCGACGACCCGGAGTCCGTCCAACGACCCATCGGCGGTCTGAACCACATCGGCCTCCGCCTCGAGAAACTCGCAGAGTCTCTCGATTTGGAGTTCGAGTTCACTGCCGTGGCAGCTGACACGGCGGTGATTTCGCCGGAGATGCTAAAGTGCCGCTCCGGCGAAGCAGTGATTGTCAACTTCGCGTTCCAGCTCCACCACATGCCGGACGAAAGTGTGACTGTTGTGAACCAACGGGATCAACTTTTAAGAATGGTTAAAAGTTTGAACCCGAAGCTTGTAACGGTTGTTGAACAAGATATGAACACGAATACAGCCCCGTTTTTGCATCGGTTTCATGAAGCGTATAATTACTATTCTGCCATGTTTGATTGTCTTGACGCGACGCTTTCGAGAGAGAGTCAGGAAAGAGTGAATGTTGAGAAACAGTGTTTGGCGAGAGATATTGTTAATATAATTGCATGTGAAGGTGAAGAGAGGATTGAGAGGTATGAAGTGTCGGGAAAGTGGAAGGCGAGGATGATGATGGCGGGTTTTCGGGAGTACCCGATTAGTGTGAGTGTGAATGATTCGATTCGGGAGTTGATAAAAATGTATAGTGATAGGTATAAGATGAAAGTGGAGACGAATGCGATACATTTTGGGTGGGAAGATAAAGTATTAATTGTTGCTTCTGCTTGGAGGTAA